One Zeugodacus cucurbitae isolate PBARC_wt_2022May chromosome 3, idZeuCucr1.2, whole genome shotgun sequence genomic region harbors:
- the LOC105215089 gene encoding thioredoxin-like protein 4A, with product MSYMLPHLHNGWQVDQAILSEEDRVVVIRFGHDWDPACMKMDEVMYSIAEKVKNFAVIYLVDITEVPDFNKMYELYDPCTVMFFFRNKHIMIDLGTGNNNKINWPLEDKQEMIDIVETVYRGARKGRGLVVSPKDYSTKYRY from the exons ATGTCGTATATGTTACCACATTTACACAATGGCTGGCAAGTAGACCAAGCCATATTATCCGAGGAAGATCGCGTAGTA GTTATACGCTTTGGACACGATTGGGATCCCGCGTGCATGAAAATGGACGAAGTAATGTACAGCATAGCGGAGAAAGTGAAAAACTTCGCTGTAATTTACCTGGTGGACATTACAGAGGTGCCCGATTTCAATAAGATGTATGAATTGTACGATCCCTGCACAGTCATGTTTTTCTTCCGCAACAAACATATCATGATTGATTTGGGCACtggtaataacaacaaaatcaattggCCACTTGAGGATAAGCAGGAAATGATCGATATCGTGGAGACTGTGTATCGTGGTGCACGTAAAGGTCGTGGTCTAGTCGTATCACCAAAAGACTATTCAACCAAATATAGATATTAA
- the LOC105215090 gene encoding serine-rich adhesin for platelets isoform X1: MAKITRRAVASSSVASTTKTTTTDTSRSSRATSSSTSKASKSTATASATIKTTTNANIIIYGGKPARSPATDLSDKLAMPLTAFNDTPPLRSNGTISNKQFTTNGNSALPAVTNTTTGSASVFAGTNGRHRIFTGSGRHNKSQAERRIEQEEFYATYDVMTGVRIAATLSGFFGLMVFLIVYKSRSSSNETMKVLKDPKMAAVAAVCMQEEEEREIQEAMVATGMSIYPDEYDAILYRRQRMLSLGNVSAPPMLNRGYRFSSVDIPAFETTGGGGYSSLLEPPRRFSYSATSGVGSFTGGRRKSGSESSRILSNYPMGSSFGNDDYFIETEDELECTDYPRSGTHLDELSDMPQRTDSTKSKRGFLEVPPAGQDSRRSSAMTCCSTESSYLERRCSAFTLGLGNLPPTLQRKLSSASRASSTDNWDYYYPDIQVIQPTPKPSPCPSERSLYEQLQAHANGATTSSAKVSGKGTEALPENLPVATITTQSKTGTTNTVVTGETRGTNAPTDAQKFVRKHSIAYYDPESAQAGRKQEIHSISADTVDIYPYNQSHYETCGTLGASDAANTVHKSPLQAAPATSTQYGFHYTDSPTEDSRGSLRGKVTVVELQRLTYPTEQMTPPPIPEHNNNNFSYSGTAAAIAAAAVVTANSSSISIDSTPISLDRLNGSGSLGTISAKALFNVEKRAPLASLSSFKISSLEYQDSEARSVDEDSVFLDSVADTDEDMQQLSSDSDEVSFGAHDPTSMRENVALVVTQDSAVGKNADADETVHIRPQPLKYPIEKRYSLGAACNASVAGSKLSRARRPLLQRHRTISVSSSDRVALIGHQLKEFHHTGSGSQTPTTIAESVPLETHFGSIICTSSSPTHPRRAQLLQQYSDPQSLPTTTTTTATTEDDTCSTLNTELCGGGNAGGQGPSGSGSGSGGGGGTGGGGGSATLTQNSSLNTVVSFGRSSPLTDNNKTSCSLSAGTSANANQYYAAETQKASKNQTNKTQPQLPCSRLYEDPCASSVSDSLIITTTTRQPIICMPASLKNLILRGSGSGAGSTTIADKTVDSPSLLVSRSATNLSASHPNARDSEDRSCRSVLLELPLIKLPTDESSESSSTSEENAQRAHSKSEGSHEPSLTRSNRKWSKETLF, from the exons ATGGCAAAAATTACACGACGTGCCGTTGCCTCGTCGTCGGtagcatcaacaacaaaaaccacaacaacagacACTTCAAGGTCATCTCGAGCAACGAGTTCTTCCACTTCAAAGGCTTCCAAATCAACTGCTACGGCAAGCGCAACAATAAAAACCACAACGAATGCCAATATCATTATCTATGGCGGTAAGCCAGCACGTTCGCCCGCAACGGATTTGTCGGACAAACTGGCAATGCCACTCACTGCATTTAATGACACTCCTCCATTACGCAGTAACGGCACTATATCCAATAAACAGTTTACAACTAACGGGAATAGCGCCTTACCCGCCGTCACGAATACAACGACTGG TAGCGCTTCCGTATTCGCCGGCACCAATGGGCGACACAGAATCTTCACGGGCAGTGGACGACACAATAAGAGTCAGGCGGAGCGTAGAATTGAACAGGAAGAATTCTATGCGACTTATGACGTGATGACTGGTGTGCGAATTGCCGCAACGCTTAGCGGCTTCTTCGGCTTAATGGTGTTCCTTATTGTGTATAAGAGTCGCAGTAGTTCCAATGAGACGATGAAAGTGTTAAAG GATCCCAAAATGGCTGCTGTGGCCGCTGTTTGTATGCAGGAGGAGGAGGAACGTGAAATCCAAGAGGCAATGGTGGCAACTGGCATGTCGATATATCCGGATGAATATGATGCGATTCTCTATCGGCGACAACGAATGTTATCATTGGGTAATGTTAGCGCACCACCCATGCTAAATCGAGGATATCGCTTCTCGTCAGTGG ATATTCCTGCTTTTGAAACTACAGGCGGTGGTGGCTACAGCAGTTTGCTGGAGCCACCTAGGCGTTTTTCCTATTCGGCAACTTCGGGAGTGGGCAGCTTTACGGGGGGCCGACGAAAAAGTGGCTCAGAGTCCTCGCGTATACTGAGTAACTATCCTATGGGCAGCAGTTTCGGCAACGATGATTACTTTATTGAGACAGAGGATGAATTGGAATGCACCGACTATCCGCGTAGTGGGACACATCTCGACGAACTGTCAGATATGCCACAACGCACTGATTCAACGAAAAGTAAACGTGGATTTCTGGAGGTACCACCTGCG GGTCAAGATTCGCGTCGTAGCAGCGCAATGACATGTTGCAGTACTGAAAGCTCTTATTTGGAGCGACGCTGTTCGGCGTTCACCTTAGGTTTGGGCAATCTGCCGCCGACACTTCAACGAAAACTATCGTCAGCATCACGTGCATCGAGTACCGACAATTGGGACTACTATTACCCCGATATACAGGTCATACAGCCAACACCGAAACCATCACCTTGTCCATCGGAGCGTAGTCTTTATGAGCAACTGCAGGCGCACGCTAATGGTGCTACAACTTCGAGCGCTAAGGTGTCTGGCAAAGGCACAGAAGCACTGCCAGAGAATCTACCCGTAGCCACCATCACAACACAAAGTAAGACTGGCACAACCAACACTGTGGTTACTGGCGAAACGAGAGGCACGAATGCGCCAACAGACGCGCAGAAATTTGTGCGTAAGCACAGTATAGCCTATTATGATCCGGAGAGCGCACAGGCTGGACGCAAGCAGGAAATACACTCGATAAGCGCCGATACAGTGGACATATATCCTTACAATCAAAGCCATTACGAAACGTGTGGTACGCTTGGTGCCAGTGATGCTGCTAATACCGTACACAAGTCACCTCTACAAGCTGCGCCAGCAACAAGCACACAGTACGGGTTTCATTACACTGATTCGCCAACAGAAGATTCACGCGGTAGTCTGCGCGGCAAGGTGACGGTAGTTGAACTGCAACGTCTCACCTATCCAACGGAACAGATGACGCCGCCGCCCATACCAgagcacaataataataatttttcatattccgGTACCGCTGCGGCCATAGCGGCTGCTGCCGTTGTTACCGCCAACTCCAGTAGCATTAGCATCGATAGCACGCCCATAAGTTTGGATCGACTGAATGGCAGTGGCAGTCTGGGCACCATATCAGCGAAAGCACTTTTCAATGTAGAAAAGCGAGCACCGCTCGCCTCGCTTAGTTCCTTTAAAATCTCGTCATTAGAGTATCAAGACTCGGAGGCGCGTTCCGTTGACGAGGACTCAGTATTCCTGGATAGTGTGGCCGACACCGATGAGGATATGCAACAGCTGAGCAGTGACAGCGATGAGGTCAGCTTTGGGGCACATGATCCGACGAGCATGCGTGAGAATGTAGCGCTGGTTGTAACACAAGATTCGGCTGTTGGCAAAAATGCTGACGCCGACGAAACAGTGCATATACGTCCGCAGCCACTCAAGTATCCCATCGAAAAACGTTATAGTCTGGGCGCTGCTTGCAATGCCAGTGTCGCCGGCTCGAAACTATCACGCGCACGACGTCCACTATTGCAACGTCATCGCACAATTAGCGTTTCTTCCAGTGATCGTGTAGCTTTAATCGGTCATCAACTGAAAGAGTTCCATCACACTGGCAGTGGCAGTCAAACACCGACAACCATCGCTGAATCAGTGCCACTAGAGACTCATTTTGGTTCGATTATTTGCACGAGTAGTTCACCGACACATCCGCGACGCGCACAATTGCTGCAACAGTATAGCGATCCACAAAGTCTGCCGACGACCACAACAACGACAGCCACAACGGAAGATGACACCTGCTCCACGCTGAATACAGAACTCTGTGGTGGTGGTAATGCTGGCGGACAAGGACCGAGCGGTAGTGGTAGTGGCAGTGGAGGTGGTGGCGGCACCGGCGGTGGCGGTGGTTCAGCGACACTAACACAAAATAGCAGCTTAAATACGGTCGTCAGTTTTGGCCGTTCGAGTCCGCTCACGGACAATAACAAAACGAGTTGTAGTCTTAGTGCTGGCACAAGCGCTAACGCTAACCAGTACTATGCTGCAGAAACACAAAAGGCTTCGAAAAATCAAACGAACAAAACACAACCACAACTGCCATGCTCCAGACTCTATGAAGACCCTTGTGCCTCCTCGGTCTCCGACTCGTTAATCATCACTACAACAACGCGACAGCCAATTATTTGCATGCCAGCATCGTTGAAAAACCTCATCCTACGCGGTTCCGGTTCCGGTGCCGGCTCTACTACAATCGCTGATAAGACAGTAGATTCGCCCAGTCTCTTGGTGAGCCGAAGTGCTACCAATTTGAGCGCGTCGCATCCAAATGCGCGTGATAGTGAAGATAGATCATGTCGTTCTGTTTTATTGGAACTGCCGCTAATAAAGTTACCTACCGATGAGAGCTCAGAAAGTTCGTCAACGTCGGAGGAGAATGCACAACGTGCGCATAGTAAAAGCGAAGGATCACACGAACCCAGTCTGACAAGAAGCAATCGGAAATGGTCAAAGGAAACACTGTTCTAG
- the LOC105215090 gene encoding uncharacterized protein LOC105215090 isoform X2, whose protein sequence is MAKITRRAVASSSVASTTKTTTTDTSRSSRATSSSTSKASKSTATASATIKTTTNANIIIYGGKPARSPATDLSDKLAMPLTAFNDTPPLRSNGTISNKQFTTNGNSALPAVTNTTTGSASVFAGTNGRHRIFTGSGRHNKSQAERRIEQEEFYATYDVMTGVRIAATLSGFFGLMVFLIVYKSRSSSNETMKVLKDPKMAAVAAVCMQEEEEREIQEAMVATGMSIYPDEYDAILYRRQRMLSLGNVSAPPMLNRGYRFSSVGGGGYSSLLEPPRRFSYSATSGVGSFTGGRRKSGSESSRILSNYPMGSSFGNDDYFIETEDELECTDYPRSGTHLDELSDMPQRTDSTKSKRGFLEVPPAGQDSRRSSAMTCCSTESSYLERRCSAFTLGLGNLPPTLQRKLSSASRASSTDNWDYYYPDIQVIQPTPKPSPCPSERSLYEQLQAHANGATTSSAKVSGKGTEALPENLPVATITTQSKTGTTNTVVTGETRGTNAPTDAQKFVRKHSIAYYDPESAQAGRKQEIHSISADTVDIYPYNQSHYETCGTLGASDAANTVHKSPLQAAPATSTQYGFHYTDSPTEDSRGSLRGKVTVVELQRLTYPTEQMTPPPIPEHNNNNFSYSGTAAAIAAAAVVTANSSSISIDSTPISLDRLNGSGSLGTISAKALFNVEKRAPLASLSSFKISSLEYQDSEARSVDEDSVFLDSVADTDEDMQQLSSDSDEVSFGAHDPTSMRENVALVVTQDSAVGKNADADETVHIRPQPLKYPIEKRYSLGAACNASVAGSKLSRARRPLLQRHRTISVSSSDRVALIGHQLKEFHHTGSGSQTPTTIAESVPLETHFGSIICTSSSPTHPRRAQLLQQYSDPQSLPTTTTTTATTEDDTCSTLNTELCGGGNAGGQGPSGSGSGSGGGGGTGGGGGSATLTQNSSLNTVVSFGRSSPLTDNNKTSCSLSAGTSANANQYYAAETQKASKNQTNKTQPQLPCSRLYEDPCASSVSDSLIITTTTRQPIICMPASLKNLILRGSGSGAGSTTIADKTVDSPSLLVSRSATNLSASHPNARDSEDRSCRSVLLELPLIKLPTDESSESSSTSEENAQRAHSKSEGSHEPSLTRSNRKWSKETLF, encoded by the exons ATGGCAAAAATTACACGACGTGCCGTTGCCTCGTCGTCGGtagcatcaacaacaaaaaccacaacaacagacACTTCAAGGTCATCTCGAGCAACGAGTTCTTCCACTTCAAAGGCTTCCAAATCAACTGCTACGGCAAGCGCAACAATAAAAACCACAACGAATGCCAATATCATTATCTATGGCGGTAAGCCAGCACGTTCGCCCGCAACGGATTTGTCGGACAAACTGGCAATGCCACTCACTGCATTTAATGACACTCCTCCATTACGCAGTAACGGCACTATATCCAATAAACAGTTTACAACTAACGGGAATAGCGCCTTACCCGCCGTCACGAATACAACGACTGG TAGCGCTTCCGTATTCGCCGGCACCAATGGGCGACACAGAATCTTCACGGGCAGTGGACGACACAATAAGAGTCAGGCGGAGCGTAGAATTGAACAGGAAGAATTCTATGCGACTTATGACGTGATGACTGGTGTGCGAATTGCCGCAACGCTTAGCGGCTTCTTCGGCTTAATGGTGTTCCTTATTGTGTATAAGAGTCGCAGTAGTTCCAATGAGACGATGAAAGTGTTAAAG GATCCCAAAATGGCTGCTGTGGCCGCTGTTTGTATGCAGGAGGAGGAGGAACGTGAAATCCAAGAGGCAATGGTGGCAACTGGCATGTCGATATATCCGGATGAATATGATGCGATTCTCTATCGGCGACAACGAATGTTATCATTGGGTAATGTTAGCGCACCACCCATGCTAAATCGAGGATATCGCTTCTCGTCAGTGG GCGGTGGTGGCTACAGCAGTTTGCTGGAGCCACCTAGGCGTTTTTCCTATTCGGCAACTTCGGGAGTGGGCAGCTTTACGGGGGGCCGACGAAAAAGTGGCTCAGAGTCCTCGCGTATACTGAGTAACTATCCTATGGGCAGCAGTTTCGGCAACGATGATTACTTTATTGAGACAGAGGATGAATTGGAATGCACCGACTATCCGCGTAGTGGGACACATCTCGACGAACTGTCAGATATGCCACAACGCACTGATTCAACGAAAAGTAAACGTGGATTTCTGGAGGTACCACCTGCG GGTCAAGATTCGCGTCGTAGCAGCGCAATGACATGTTGCAGTACTGAAAGCTCTTATTTGGAGCGACGCTGTTCGGCGTTCACCTTAGGTTTGGGCAATCTGCCGCCGACACTTCAACGAAAACTATCGTCAGCATCACGTGCATCGAGTACCGACAATTGGGACTACTATTACCCCGATATACAGGTCATACAGCCAACACCGAAACCATCACCTTGTCCATCGGAGCGTAGTCTTTATGAGCAACTGCAGGCGCACGCTAATGGTGCTACAACTTCGAGCGCTAAGGTGTCTGGCAAAGGCACAGAAGCACTGCCAGAGAATCTACCCGTAGCCACCATCACAACACAAAGTAAGACTGGCACAACCAACACTGTGGTTACTGGCGAAACGAGAGGCACGAATGCGCCAACAGACGCGCAGAAATTTGTGCGTAAGCACAGTATAGCCTATTATGATCCGGAGAGCGCACAGGCTGGACGCAAGCAGGAAATACACTCGATAAGCGCCGATACAGTGGACATATATCCTTACAATCAAAGCCATTACGAAACGTGTGGTACGCTTGGTGCCAGTGATGCTGCTAATACCGTACACAAGTCACCTCTACAAGCTGCGCCAGCAACAAGCACACAGTACGGGTTTCATTACACTGATTCGCCAACAGAAGATTCACGCGGTAGTCTGCGCGGCAAGGTGACGGTAGTTGAACTGCAACGTCTCACCTATCCAACGGAACAGATGACGCCGCCGCCCATACCAgagcacaataataataatttttcatattccgGTACCGCTGCGGCCATAGCGGCTGCTGCCGTTGTTACCGCCAACTCCAGTAGCATTAGCATCGATAGCACGCCCATAAGTTTGGATCGACTGAATGGCAGTGGCAGTCTGGGCACCATATCAGCGAAAGCACTTTTCAATGTAGAAAAGCGAGCACCGCTCGCCTCGCTTAGTTCCTTTAAAATCTCGTCATTAGAGTATCAAGACTCGGAGGCGCGTTCCGTTGACGAGGACTCAGTATTCCTGGATAGTGTGGCCGACACCGATGAGGATATGCAACAGCTGAGCAGTGACAGCGATGAGGTCAGCTTTGGGGCACATGATCCGACGAGCATGCGTGAGAATGTAGCGCTGGTTGTAACACAAGATTCGGCTGTTGGCAAAAATGCTGACGCCGACGAAACAGTGCATATACGTCCGCAGCCACTCAAGTATCCCATCGAAAAACGTTATAGTCTGGGCGCTGCTTGCAATGCCAGTGTCGCCGGCTCGAAACTATCACGCGCACGACGTCCACTATTGCAACGTCATCGCACAATTAGCGTTTCTTCCAGTGATCGTGTAGCTTTAATCGGTCATCAACTGAAAGAGTTCCATCACACTGGCAGTGGCAGTCAAACACCGACAACCATCGCTGAATCAGTGCCACTAGAGACTCATTTTGGTTCGATTATTTGCACGAGTAGTTCACCGACACATCCGCGACGCGCACAATTGCTGCAACAGTATAGCGATCCACAAAGTCTGCCGACGACCACAACAACGACAGCCACAACGGAAGATGACACCTGCTCCACGCTGAATACAGAACTCTGTGGTGGTGGTAATGCTGGCGGACAAGGACCGAGCGGTAGTGGTAGTGGCAGTGGAGGTGGTGGCGGCACCGGCGGTGGCGGTGGTTCAGCGACACTAACACAAAATAGCAGCTTAAATACGGTCGTCAGTTTTGGCCGTTCGAGTCCGCTCACGGACAATAACAAAACGAGTTGTAGTCTTAGTGCTGGCACAAGCGCTAACGCTAACCAGTACTATGCTGCAGAAACACAAAAGGCTTCGAAAAATCAAACGAACAAAACACAACCACAACTGCCATGCTCCAGACTCTATGAAGACCCTTGTGCCTCCTCGGTCTCCGACTCGTTAATCATCACTACAACAACGCGACAGCCAATTATTTGCATGCCAGCATCGTTGAAAAACCTCATCCTACGCGGTTCCGGTTCCGGTGCCGGCTCTACTACAATCGCTGATAAGACAGTAGATTCGCCCAGTCTCTTGGTGAGCCGAAGTGCTACCAATTTGAGCGCGTCGCATCCAAATGCGCGTGATAGTGAAGATAGATCATGTCGTTCTGTTTTATTGGAACTGCCGCTAATAAAGTTACCTACCGATGAGAGCTCAGAAAGTTCGTCAACGTCGGAGGAGAATGCACAACGTGCGCATAGTAAAAGCGAAGGATCACACGAACCCAGTCTGACAAGAAGCAATCGGAAATGGTCAAAGGAAACACTGTTCTAG